In Pseudoduganella albidiflava, a single window of DNA contains:
- a CDS encoding amidohydrolase family protein: protein MAGIIFNNVRIFDGAQLRAGIGAVRVEGNRISEVADGGRLIAPQAGDRIIDGQGGTLMPGLVEAHAHLSWPSSVERFVPGMALPPEDLVLTTARNARILLDHGFTSAYSAGSLSKSVEVVLNTFITSGGMPGPRLVASSIERSPPTIDELDPGQVADHGTGPEAVREFVKQCASIGAKSVKFLLSGEDALMPGASQQLLYTQEEASAAGEQARESGVWLACHAQANEAVKMGLRAGFRVLYHCSYADSEALDMLEAKRDDIFIAPAVGIIQATLDATPPPHFDMTHMKASAAEVLALQKKLVPELKRRGLKVLPGGDYGFPFNPNGRNARDLELFVEHFGYSPEEVLTAATLLGGELMGMGDELGQVKPGFLADLLLVDGDPVADVTVLQDRRRLRAIMKDGRFHKDPALAGLAGA, encoded by the coding sequence GTGGCTGGAATCATTTTCAACAACGTACGCATCTTCGACGGAGCCCAGCTGCGCGCGGGCATCGGCGCGGTGCGCGTGGAGGGCAACCGCATCAGCGAGGTGGCCGATGGCGGCCGCCTTATCGCGCCGCAGGCCGGCGACCGCATCATCGACGGGCAGGGCGGCACCCTGATGCCGGGCCTGGTCGAGGCGCATGCGCACCTGTCGTGGCCGAGCTCGGTGGAGCGCTTCGTGCCGGGCATGGCGCTGCCGCCGGAAGACCTGGTGCTGACGACGGCGCGCAACGCGCGCATCCTGCTGGACCACGGTTTCACCAGCGCCTATTCGGCCGGCTCGCTGAGCAAGTCGGTGGAAGTGGTGCTGAACACGTTCATCACGAGCGGCGGCATGCCGGGGCCGCGGCTGGTGGCGTCGTCGATCGAGCGCTCGCCGCCGACCATCGACGAACTGGACCCGGGCCAGGTGGCCGACCACGGCACCGGGCCGGAAGCGGTGCGCGAGTTCGTCAAGCAGTGCGCGTCGATCGGCGCCAAGTCGGTGAAGTTCCTGCTGTCCGGCGAGGATGCGCTGATGCCGGGCGCATCGCAGCAACTGCTGTACACGCAGGAGGAGGCCAGCGCCGCCGGCGAGCAGGCGCGCGAATCGGGCGTGTGGCTGGCCTGCCATGCGCAGGCCAACGAGGCGGTCAAGATGGGCCTGCGCGCCGGTTTCCGCGTGCTGTACCACTGCTCGTATGCGGACAGCGAAGCGCTCGACATGCTGGAAGCGAAGCGCGACGACATCTTCATCGCCCCGGCCGTCGGCATCATCCAGGCCACCCTGGATGCCACGCCGCCACCGCATTTCGACATGACGCACATGAAGGCCAGCGCGGCCGAAGTGCTGGCGCTGCAGAAGAAGCTGGTGCCGGAGCTGAAGCGGCGCGGCCTGAAGGTGCTGCCGGGCGGCGACTACGGCTTCCCGTTCAATCCGAACGGGCGCAACGCGCGCGACCTCGAACTGTTCGTCGAGCACTTCGGCTACAGCCCGGAAGAAGTGCTGACGGCGGCCACGCTGCTGGGCGGCGAATTGATGGGCATGGGCGATGAACTGGGCCAGGTGAAGCCGGGCTTCCTGGCCGACCTGCTGCTGGTCGATGGCGATCCGGTGGCCGACGTGACGGTGCTGCAGGACCGCAGGCGCCTGCGCGCCATCATGAAGGATGGCCGCTTCCACAAGGATCCGGCGCTGGCCGGGCTGGCGGGGGCGTAA
- a CDS encoding glycosyl hydrolase — protein MAPRLKTIRRAVLAALFVPALLPAVAPSAWGDELAKGFADPPQSARPRVWWHWLNGNVTKEGIRKDIEWMSRSGLGGLQNFDAEMMTPPLVDKRLVYMDEGWKDAFRFATQLAEEKNLEFGIAASPGWSETGGPWVPAQDGMKKLVWSETVIEGGLEGGKPVEVKLAPAPRTSGPFQDLFVLPDIMGHRPDANKLAQAGGDIAVYAWPVEATSGELPAIRLGERTLDARRLAAPQDSEVVEIAPPAAGEAIVIALDYPAPRTVRSATIFTPGAGNIFEGPAYQSVLEASMDGQAWKKVADLPLSLVPATAGFAPVTAARFRVVIKASPPVVNPGFMPVAGADTGPFAAMAKPKNLRLGQLALSAEPKVHQFEAKAGFTTVADYHALDAAADPGEAGMAPSRIVDLTGKLAADGTLRWTPPKGTWKILRLGWSLTGIENHPATPEATGLEVDKYDAGAVRRYLQTYLGNYESAVGKELIGKRGVRALVTDSTEVGASNWTPRMLEQFSRLRGYDARPWLPALAGLVIGNRARTDAFLYDWRRTLADLAASEHYGTVAAVARERGMKVYGEALESARVALGDDMAMRRHADIPMAAMWTYRPDLGPNPSAIADMRGAASVSHIYGQNLVAAESMTSAMAPWAFAPADLRPMIDTEFASGVNLPVIHTSVHQPLGEDRKPGLSLAIFGQYFNRNETWAGMARPWVDYMARSAYLLQQGRHYADVAYFYGEEAPLVTLYKKGQPADAPRRYAYDFVNADALAQALSVDRGDLLAKSGARYRVLYLGGSSRKMTLATLRRLHALATQGATIVGAAPEGSPALGDDPKQFAALVKSMWSAKGSGKDSGRVAGRVGKGRVVDSGDVEAVLGTLGQEPDLDYAGSGNPLSFVHRRLADGDLYFIVNRTAAPVDTEALFNVHGKAPEFWHADSGRSEPAGYRTQGRRTAVPLSLGASESVFVVFRNAAASASAAPPARPAWTRAALLDTGWQVSFDGLGAPPPIASGAPGSLADSTDPQVKYFSGISTWRRGFTLPAGVEPGRSVKLDLGRVGDVAEVIVNGKPAGIAWKQPYAVDIGQLVVAGANTVEVRVANLWVNRLIGDAQPGARKVTFTAAPTYKPDAPLRPAGLIGPVTLQVPSR, from the coding sequence ATGGCGCCGCGACTGAAGACGATCCGACGGGCGGTGCTCGCCGCCTTGTTCGTGCCAGCCTTGCTGCCTGCCGTTGCGCCGTCCGCCTGGGGCGACGAGCTGGCGAAGGGCTTTGCCGATCCGCCCCAATCGGCCCGCCCGCGCGTGTGGTGGCACTGGCTGAACGGCAATGTCACGAAGGAGGGCATCCGCAAGGATATCGAGTGGATGTCGCGCTCGGGCCTGGGCGGCCTGCAGAACTTCGACGCCGAGATGATGACGCCGCCGCTGGTGGACAAGCGCCTGGTGTACATGGACGAGGGCTGGAAGGACGCGTTCCGCTTCGCCACGCAGCTGGCCGAAGAAAAGAACCTGGAATTCGGCATCGCCGCCTCGCCCGGCTGGAGCGAGACAGGCGGGCCATGGGTACCGGCGCAGGATGGCATGAAGAAGCTGGTGTGGTCGGAGACGGTGATTGAAGGAGGGCTTGAAGGCGGCAAGCCGGTGGAGGTGAAGCTGGCCCCCGCGCCGCGCACCAGCGGGCCGTTCCAGGACCTGTTCGTCCTGCCCGACATCATGGGTCACCGGCCGGACGCGAACAAGCTGGCGCAGGCCGGCGGGGACATCGCCGTCTATGCGTGGCCGGTCGAGGCGACATCCGGCGAGCTGCCCGCCATCCGCCTTGGCGAACGAACGCTGGACGCGCGCAGGCTGGCGGCGCCGCAGGACAGCGAGGTGGTCGAGATCGCGCCGCCTGCCGCCGGCGAAGCGATCGTCATCGCGCTCGACTATCCGGCACCGCGCACCGTGCGCTCGGCAACGATCTTCACGCCGGGGGCGGGAAATATCTTCGAAGGCCCTGCTTATCAGTCCGTGCTGGAAGCCAGCATGGACGGGCAGGCGTGGAAAAAAGTCGCTGACCTGCCGCTGTCGCTGGTACCGGCCACGGCGGGCTTCGCGCCGGTCACGGCGGCTCGCTTCCGCGTCGTCATCAAGGCGAGCCCGCCGGTTGTCAACCCGGGCTTCATGCCGGTGGCCGGCGCCGATACGGGACCCTTCGCGGCGATGGCCAAGCCGAAGAACCTGCGCCTTGGCCAGCTGGCCCTGTCGGCCGAGCCGAAAGTGCACCAGTTCGAGGCCAAGGCGGGCTTCACGACCGTGGCCGACTACCATGCGCTCGATGCCGCCGCCGATCCCGGCGAGGCGGGCATGGCGCCGTCGCGCATCGTCGACCTGACCGGCAAGCTGGCCGCCGACGGCACGCTGCGCTGGACGCCGCCGAAGGGGACCTGGAAGATCCTGCGGCTGGGCTGGTCGCTGACCGGCATCGAGAACCACCCCGCGACGCCGGAAGCCACCGGGCTGGAAGTGGACAAGTACGATGCCGGCGCGGTGCGCCGCTATTTGCAGACTTACCTGGGCAACTATGAAAGCGCGGTCGGCAAGGAACTGATCGGCAAGCGCGGCGTGCGCGCGCTGGTGACCGACAGCACCGAGGTGGGCGCGTCGAACTGGACACCGCGCATGCTCGAGCAGTTCAGCCGCCTGCGCGGCTATGACGCGCGGCCCTGGCTGCCGGCACTGGCGGGCCTCGTCATCGGCAACCGCGCCCGTACCGACGCCTTCCTGTACGACTGGCGCCGCACGCTGGCCGACCTGGCCGCCAGCGAGCACTATGGCACCGTGGCGGCCGTGGCCCGGGAACGGGGCATGAAGGTCTATGGCGAAGCGCTGGAAAGCGCCAGGGTGGCGCTGGGCGACGACATGGCGATGCGCCGCCACGCCGACATCCCGATGGCGGCGATGTGGACCTACCGGCCCGATCTCGGTCCCAACCCGAGCGCCATCGCCGACATGCGGGGCGCCGCCTCGGTATCGCACATCTATGGCCAGAACCTGGTCGCCGCCGAGTCCATGACCAGCGCCATGGCGCCGTGGGCTTTCGCCCCGGCCGACCTGCGCCCGATGATCGACACGGAATTCGCCAGCGGCGTCAACCTGCCGGTGATCCACACCTCGGTGCACCAGCCGCTCGGCGAGGACAGGAAGCCGGGCCTGTCGCTGGCGATCTTCGGCCAGTACTTCAACCGCAACGAGACCTGGGCCGGCATGGCGCGGCCGTGGGTCGACTACATGGCGCGCAGCGCGTACCTGCTGCAGCAGGGGCGCCACTACGCCGACGTGGCGTACTTCTATGGCGAAGAGGCGCCGCTGGTCACGCTGTACAAGAAGGGCCAGCCGGCCGATGCGCCGCGCCGCTACGCCTACGACTTCGTCAACGCCGATGCGCTGGCGCAGGCGCTGTCCGTCGACCGCGGCGACCTGTTGGCGAAGAGCGGCGCGCGCTATCGCGTGCTGTACCTCGGCGGCAGCAGCCGCAAGATGACGCTGGCCACGCTGCGGCGCCTGCACGCGCTGGCCACGCAGGGGGCGACGATCGTCGGCGCGGCGCCGGAGGGCTCGCCGGCGCTGGGCGACGATCCGAAGCAGTTCGCCGCGCTGGTCAAAAGCATGTGGAGCGCCAAGGGAAGCGGGAAGGACAGCGGCAGGGTCGCCGGCAGGGTCGGCAAGGGCCGCGTGGTCGACAGCGGCGACGTGGAAGCCGTCCTCGGCACGCTCGGCCAGGAGCCGGACTTGGACTACGCCGGCAGCGGCAACCCGCTGTCGTTCGTGCACCGCCGCCTGGCGGACGGCGACCTGTATTTCATCGTCAACCGCACGGCGGCGCCAGTCGACACGGAGGCGCTGTTCAACGTGCACGGCAAGGCGCCCGAGTTCTGGCATGCCGACAGCGGGCGAAGCGAACCGGCAGGCTACCGCACGCAGGGCCGCCGCACGGCGGTACCCCTGTCGCTGGGCGCCAGCGAGTCGGTCTTCGTGGTGTTCCGCAACGCCGCCGCCAGTGCCTCCGCCGCGCCGCCCGCCAGGCCGGCATGGACGCGGGCGGCGCTGCTGGACACGGGCTGGCAAGTCAGTTTCGACGGCCTGGGCGCGCCGCCGCCGATCGCCAGTGGCGCACCGGGTTCCCTGGCGGACAGCACCGACCCGCAGGTGAAGTACTTCTCGGGTATCAGCACGTGGCGGCGCGGCTTCACGCTGCCCGCCGGTGTGGAACCGGGCCGGTCCGTGAAGCTGGACCTGGGCCGGGTGGGCGACGTGGCGGAAGTGATCGTCAACGGCAAGCCGGCCGGCATCGCCTGGAAGCAGCCATATGCAGTCGACATCGGCCAGTTGGTGGTGGCGGGCGCCAATACGGTGGAGGTGAGGGTGGCCAACCTGTGGGTCAACCGGCTGATCGGCGATGCGCAGCCGGGCGCGCGCAAGGTGACGTTCACTGCCGCGCCGACGTACAAGCCCGATGCGCCGCTGCGCCCTGCGGGGCTGATCGGACCGGTCACGCTGCAGGTGCCGTCGAGGTAG
- a CDS encoding bifunctional 3-(3-hydroxy-phenyl)propionate/3-hydroxycinnamic acid hydroxylase, producing MNARPDYDVAIVGFGPSGAVAAALLGQAGLRTLVIDRTDEVYPKPRAIALDHEIMRIFQNLGLAETIAPFCEPFTPSEYYGVDGQLIKRLATVEPPYPLGHTPSMVFTQPPVEAALRAHVRALPSVDVKLGLRFTGLEQDDAGVTLYLEDGGGQRSTVRARYAIGCDGASSAVREALGIALEDLQFDEPWLVVDVQVNERGLAKLPSTSVQFCEPGRPCTYVIGPGNHRRWEISLLPGEDPAYMATEEGAWSVLRRWIGPDDATLWRQASYRFHALVAKEWRKGRAFIAGDAAHQQPPFLGQGMCQGVRDVANLAWKLRAVLGGEAGAHLSDSLLDTYAAERREHVRQLTTRIKDIGAVICERDAGKARARDAALLDAASGQVKTQARQDIIPPLSTGFLDMNGCEGAGKLFPQPRVHGPAGPALLDDIAGAGWRIVTDLPIDRLPAALLRVAAGLGMLVSLPPGEGGFASGPHRMQSGEADGVVAGWLARHGVRAAVVRPDHYVYGVAADGGSLLALVENLQQRLP from the coding sequence ATGAACGCGCGTCCCGACTACGACGTCGCCATCGTCGGTTTCGGGCCGTCCGGCGCGGTGGCCGCCGCGCTGCTGGGCCAGGCCGGGCTGCGCACGCTGGTGATCGACCGCACGGACGAGGTGTATCCGAAGCCGCGCGCCATCGCGCTGGACCACGAGATCATGCGCATCTTCCAGAATCTCGGGCTGGCGGAGACCATTGCGCCGTTCTGCGAGCCGTTCACGCCGTCCGAGTACTACGGCGTCGACGGCCAGCTGATCAAGCGGCTGGCCACGGTGGAGCCGCCTTATCCGCTGGGCCACACGCCGTCGATGGTGTTCACGCAACCGCCGGTGGAAGCGGCACTGCGCGCGCACGTGCGGGCGCTGCCCAGTGTCGATGTGAAGCTGGGCCTGCGCTTCACCGGCCTGGAACAGGATGACGCCGGCGTCACGCTGTACCTGGAGGATGGCGGCGGCCAGCGCAGCACCGTGCGGGCCCGCTACGCGATCGGCTGCGACGGTGCCTCCAGCGCGGTGCGCGAGGCGCTCGGCATCGCACTGGAAGACCTGCAGTTCGACGAACCGTGGCTGGTGGTCGACGTGCAGGTCAACGAACGCGGGCTGGCGAAGCTGCCGTCCACCAGCGTGCAGTTCTGCGAACCCGGCCGGCCGTGCACCTACGTGATCGGACCGGGCAACCACCGCCGCTGGGAAATCTCGCTGCTGCCCGGCGAGGACCCGGCGTACATGGCGACGGAAGAGGGGGCCTGGAGCGTGCTGCGGCGCTGGATCGGTCCGGACGACGCCACGCTGTGGCGCCAGGCCAGCTACCGCTTCCATGCGCTGGTGGCGAAGGAGTGGCGCAAGGGCCGGGCGTTCATCGCCGGCGACGCGGCGCACCAGCAGCCGCCGTTCCTGGGGCAGGGCATGTGCCAGGGCGTGCGCGACGTGGCCAACCTGGCGTGGAAGCTGCGCGCCGTGCTGGGTGGCGAAGCTGGTGCGCATTTATCCGATTCCCTGCTGGACACGTATGCGGCCGAGCGCCGCGAGCACGTGCGCCAGCTGACCACGCGCATCAAGGATATCGGCGCGGTGATCTGCGAGCGCGATGCCGGCAAGGCCCGGGCCCGCGATGCGGCGCTGCTCGACGCGGCCAGCGGCCAGGTGAAGACCCAGGCGCGGCAGGACATCATCCCGCCGTTGTCCACCGGCTTCCTCGACATGAACGGCTGCGAAGGTGCCGGCAAGCTGTTCCCGCAGCCCCGCGTGCACGGCCCGGCCGGCCCGGCGCTGCTGGACGATATCGCCGGCGCCGGCTGGCGCATCGTCACCGATTTGCCAATCGACCGACTGCCGGCAGCTCTGCTGCGCGTGGCCGCCGGGCTGGGCATGCTGGTGTCGCTGCCGCCCGGCGAAGGCGGCTTTGCCAGCGGCCCGCACCGCATGCAGAGCGGCGAAGCCGATGGCGTGGTCGCCGGCTGGCTGGCGCGGCATGGCGTGCGCGCCGCCGTGGTGCGGCCGGATCACTACGTGTACGGCGTGGCGGCCGATGGCGGCAGCCTGCTCGCGCTGGTGGAAAACCTGCAGCAACGCTTGCCGTAG
- a CDS encoding family 1 glycosylhydrolase — protein sequence MTDQFNHGNPPNNPRRRTLLGLGTALAGAAMLPGAATAAAATKAKGPFPKNFLWGAAIAGHQAEGDNVNSDAWLLENVQPTEFKEPSGAGVDHYRLFDQDIGMLAQAGLNTFRFSIEWARVEPVEGLFSVAALEHYRDVLEACRKRELRTMVSFNHFVNPRWFAARGGWEAEGAAALFARYCEKVTQHLGHLIDYATTFNEPNLARLLFGIPGPLSGMAGNPRMKAMLAEAARQTGSDKFSAWLFGDFDRIQAGQLQGHAAAYQAVKAVRPQLPVGFSIAIADDQAVGDPAMRDRKRAIAYEPWFKAIDEHGDFFGVQTYTRELIGPEGVLPPPKDAVMTSAHMEYYPQALEATLRYTAQHVKKPLYVTENGTSTDDDRQRVAYIHTAVAGVANCLKDGIDVRGYIHWSLIDNFEWIFGYGPRFGLIGVDRKTMRRTAKPSLAVLGKIARANGV from the coding sequence ATGACCGACCAGTTCAATCACGGCAATCCCCCGAACAATCCGCGCCGCCGCACCCTGCTGGGACTCGGCACCGCACTGGCCGGCGCCGCCATGCTGCCCGGCGCGGCCACTGCCGCTGCCGCCACGAAGGCAAAAGGCCCCTTCCCGAAAAACTTCCTGTGGGGCGCGGCGATCGCCGGCCACCAGGCCGAAGGCGACAACGTCAACAGCGATGCCTGGCTGCTGGAGAACGTGCAGCCGACCGAATTCAAGGAACCGTCCGGCGCCGGCGTCGACCACTACCGCCTGTTCGACCAGGATATCGGCATGCTGGCGCAGGCGGGCCTGAACACGTTCCGCTTTTCCATCGAGTGGGCGCGCGTGGAACCGGTGGAGGGCCTGTTCTCGGTCGCCGCGCTGGAGCATTACCGCGACGTGCTGGAAGCCTGCCGCAAGCGCGAGCTGCGCACCATGGTCAGTTTCAACCACTTCGTCAATCCGCGCTGGTTCGCCGCCCGTGGCGGCTGGGAAGCGGAAGGGGCCGCGGCCCTGTTCGCGCGCTACTGCGAAAAAGTCACGCAGCACCTGGGCCACCTGATCGACTACGCCACCACGTTCAACGAACCGAACCTGGCGCGGCTGCTGTTCGGCATTCCCGGCCCGCTGTCCGGCATGGCAGGCAACCCGCGCATGAAGGCCATGCTGGCCGAAGCGGCGCGCCAGACCGGTTCCGACAAGTTCTCCGCCTGGCTGTTCGGCGATTTCGACAGGATCCAGGCTGGCCAGCTGCAGGGCCATGCGGCGGCGTACCAGGCCGTGAAGGCGGTACGCCCGCAACTGCCGGTCGGCTTCTCGATCGCCATCGCCGACGACCAGGCGGTGGGCGACCCGGCCATGCGCGACCGCAAGCGCGCCATCGCCTACGAACCGTGGTTCAAGGCCATCGACGAACACGGCGACTTCTTCGGCGTGCAGACCTACACGCGCGAGCTGATCGGGCCGGAGGGCGTGCTGCCGCCGCCGAAGGACGCGGTGATGACGTCCGCCCACATGGAGTACTACCCGCAGGCGCTGGAAGCCACGCTGCGCTACACGGCGCAGCATGTGAAGAAGCCGCTCTACGTGACGGAGAACGGCACCTCCACCGACGACGACAGGCAGCGCGTGGCGTACATCCATACCGCGGTGGCCGGCGTGGCGAACTGCCTGAAGGATGGCATCGATGTGCGCGGCTATATCCACTGGTCGCTGATCGACAATTTCGAATGGATCTTCGGCTATGGCCCCCGTTTCGGCCTGATCGGCGTGGACCGCAAGACGATGCGGCGCACCGCCAAGCCGAGCCTTGCGGTACTCGGCAAGATCGCCAGGGCAAACGGAGTCTGA
- a CDS encoding alpha/beta hydrolase, producing MDAGIHLNVAAPDMRKLEKAIRAAGPVIDPAFAKNLYAPLLASAPRGGEILRDIAYGGDERHRLDVYLPLGAKDPAPVVVFLHGGGFIRGDKADREAVGHYFSRHGVLAVLPNYRLGPRHRWPAGAEDVSSVLAWARANVAAHGGNPDHIVLAGESAGAAHVAAATLVRRFHPAEGLKIAGAFLASGVYNAELELLARAQLGIATPDPRNEAYFGTDFSAYRAMSTVALVDAAPFPLAISYAELDPIQMQAQAGELFAALVTRHGFQPRISVVRNHNHLTQVYAINSGDDALAGPLLDFVRAPGK from the coding sequence ATGGATGCGGGTATCCACCTGAACGTCGCCGCGCCGGACATGCGCAAGCTGGAAAAGGCGATCCGCGCCGCCGGGCCGGTGATCGATCCGGCGTTCGCGAAGAACCTGTATGCGCCGCTGCTGGCCAGCGCGCCGCGCGGCGGCGAAATCCTGCGCGACATCGCCTATGGCGGCGACGAGCGGCACCGGCTGGACGTCTACCTGCCGCTCGGCGCGAAGGACCCGGCGCCGGTGGTGGTCTTCCTGCATGGCGGCGGCTTCATCCGCGGCGACAAGGCCGACCGGGAAGCCGTGGGCCACTACTTCTCGCGGCACGGCGTGCTGGCGGTCCTGCCGAACTACCGGCTCGGCCCGCGCCACCGGTGGCCCGCCGGCGCCGAGGATGTATCGTCCGTGCTGGCATGGGCGAGGGCGAACGTGGCGGCGCATGGCGGCAATCCCGACCACATCGTGCTGGCCGGCGAATCGGCCGGCGCGGCGCACGTGGCGGCCGCCACGCTGGTGCGGCGGTTCCACCCTGCAGAAGGATTGAAGATCGCCGGCGCCTTCCTGGCGTCCGGCGTGTACAACGCTGAACTGGAACTGCTGGCGCGCGCGCAGCTGGGCATCGCCACGCCCGATCCGCGCAACGAAGCCTATTTCGGCACCGATTTCTCCGCGTACCGGGCCATGTCGACGGTGGCGCTGGTCGATGCGGCGCCGTTTCCGCTGGCGATCAGCTATGCGGAGCTCGACCCGATCCAGATGCAGGCGCAGGCCGGCGAGCTGTTCGCCGCACTGGTGACCCGGCACGGCTTCCAGCCCCGCATCTCGGTGGTGCGCAACCATAACCACCTGACGCAGGTCTACGCCATCAACAGCGGCGATGATGCGCTGGCCGGGCCGCTGCTGGATTTCGTGCGGGCGCCGGGGAAGTAG